One part of the Fusobacterium pseudoperiodonticum genome encodes these proteins:
- a CDS encoding tetratricopeptide repeat protein, producing the protein MKEELLGKIERLHDLEKYQEIIDLIESLPAERLNTELMGELGRAYNNIEEYEKALEILKTIEFEEGHSLLWNWRAGYSYFFLEDFVNAEKCFLKAYELDPDDNDTCDFLITIYRNLAKLENENGNSEKSIEYALESKKYAYDEEGRIETDSFLAWTYNRYGKYEEAEEILKNQLAGNKDNQWAYSELAYSLSEQGKFEEALENCFKAEDLGRNDDWLFTRIAICYKNLGKNEEALEYYLKALELSEDDIFIMSDIAWLYDITDRYEEALKYLERLEELGQDDAWTNTEFGYCLSKLGRYEEAIEKLNHALEVEAENDDKDISYIYARLGWCKRKLGMYDEAIEDFNKAKKWGRNDAVINAEIGHCYKAKDEYEEALKYYLQAEKFDKKDPLIMSEIAWHYGALGLYGESVKYIKKAMRLGRNDAWINIEYGACLAGLDKYEEAIEKFEYALSLDDEDKDKDLAFTYGQLGCCHRNLENYEEAIKYLMLSKEEGRNDVWTNLELAMCYENLEDYEKALEYALVAYELDKDDIGAISEVATIYDNLENYEEALPFLLRAEELGRNDEWINTEIALNLGRSGKTHEALERLEKSLALVDEDRINQRIFINSEIAWNYGRLEEPHPEEALKYLNIAKELGREDAWIYSQIGYQLGYNLETRKEALEHFDKALELGQNDAWIFEMRGTILLDFKRYEEALDSFKKAYDLNDDSWYLYSIGRCLRGLERYEEAIEVLLESRQLSLDEDDVVDGEDLELAHCYLGLGDKDNAQKYLDLARDSIDKQGTLNDDIKREIEEIEKGIFSLNN; encoded by the coding sequence TTGAAAGAAGAATTATTAGGAAAAATTGAAAGATTACATGACTTGGAAAAATATCAAGAAATAATAGACTTAATAGAATCATTACCAGCAGAAAGATTAAATACAGAATTAATGGGAGAATTAGGAAGAGCTTACAACAATATAGAAGAATATGAAAAAGCTTTAGAAATATTAAAAACTATAGAATTCGAAGAAGGACATAGTCTTCTTTGGAATTGGAGAGCTGGTTATTCTTATTTTTTCTTAGAAGATTTTGTGAATGCAGAAAAATGTTTTTTAAAAGCATATGAATTAGATCCTGATGACAATGACACTTGTGATTTTTTAATAACAATATATAGAAATTTAGCAAAACTTGAAAATGAAAATGGAAATTCAGAAAAGTCTATAGAGTATGCCCTTGAAAGTAAAAAATATGCCTATGATGAAGAAGGAAGAATAGAAACAGATTCTTTCTTAGCTTGGACATATAATAGATATGGAAAATATGAAGAGGCTGAAGAAATACTTAAAAATCAGTTAGCTGGAAATAAAGATAATCAATGGGCATATTCAGAGTTAGCATACAGTTTATCAGAACAAGGAAAATTTGAAGAAGCACTTGAAAATTGTTTTAAGGCTGAAGACTTAGGTAGAAATGACGATTGGCTTTTTACAAGAATAGCAATATGTTATAAAAATCTGGGTAAAAATGAAGAAGCCTTAGAATATTATTTAAAAGCTCTTGAATTATCTGAAGATGATATATTTATAATGTCAGACATAGCTTGGCTTTACGATATTACAGATAGATATGAAGAAGCCTTGAAATATTTAGAAAGACTTGAAGAACTTGGTCAAGATGATGCTTGGACAAATACTGAATTTGGATATTGTCTGTCAAAACTTGGAAGATATGAAGAGGCAATTGAAAAATTAAATCATGCTTTAGAAGTAGAAGCTGAAAATGATGATAAAGATATATCATATATCTATGCTCGTCTTGGTTGGTGTAAAAGAAAATTAGGTATGTATGATGAAGCTATAGAAGACTTCAATAAAGCTAAAAAATGGGGTAGAAATGATGCTGTAATAAATGCTGAAATAGGTCATTGTTATAAGGCAAAAGATGAATATGAAGAAGCATTGAAATACTATTTACAAGCTGAAAAATTTGATAAAAAAGATCCGCTTATAATGTCAGAAATAGCTTGGCATTATGGAGCTTTAGGACTATATGGTGAATCTGTAAAATATATAAAAAAAGCAATGAGACTTGGTAGGAATGATGCTTGGATAAATATAGAATATGGAGCTTGTTTAGCAGGTTTGGATAAATATGAAGAAGCTATTGAAAAGTTTGAATATGCTTTAAGTTTAGATGACGAAGACAAAGATAAAGACCTAGCTTTTACTTATGGTCAACTTGGTTGTTGTCACCGTAACTTAGAAAACTATGAAGAAGCCATTAAATACCTTATGTTATCTAAAGAAGAAGGTAGAAATGATGTTTGGACAAATCTTGAACTAGCAATGTGTTATGAAAATTTAGAAGATTATGAAAAAGCTCTTGAATATGCATTAGTAGCTTATGAATTGGATAAAGACGATATAGGTGCAATATCAGAAGTTGCTACTATTTATGATAATTTAGAAAATTATGAAGAAGCCCTTCCATTTTTATTGAGAGCTGAAGAGCTAGGAAGAAACGATGAATGGATTAACACAGAGATAGCTTTAAACTTAGGTAGAAGTGGAAAAACTCATGAAGCCCTTGAAAGATTAGAAAAGTCTTTGGCTCTAGTTGATGAAGATAGAATTAATCAAAGAATTTTTATAAATTCTGAAATAGCTTGGAATTACGGAAGATTAGAAGAACCCCATCCAGAAGAAGCTCTTAAATATCTAAATATAGCAAAAGAACTAGGGAGAGAAGATGCATGGATATATTCACAAATTGGTTATCAGTTAGGTTATAATTTAGAAACAAGAAAAGAAGCCCTAGAACATTTTGATAAAGCTCTTGAATTGGGACAAAATGATGCTTGGATTTTTGAGATGAGAGGAACAATTTTATTAGATTTTAAAAGGTATGAAGAAGCCCTAGATTCATTTAAAAAAGCTTATGACTTAAATGACGATAGTTGGTATCTATATTCTATAGGTAGATGTTTAAGAGGCTTAGAAAGATATGAAGAAGCTATAGAAGTTCTTTTGGAGTCAAGACAACTATCATTAGATGAAGATGATGTTGTAGATGGAGAAGATTTAGAGCTAGCTCATTGTTATCTTGGACTTGGTGACAAAGATAATGCTCAAAAATATCTGGATTTAGCTAGAGATTCTATAGATAAACAAGGAACTTTAAATGATGATATAAAAAGAGAAATTGAAGAAATAGAAAAAGGAATATTTTCTCTAAATAATTAG
- a CDS encoding tetratricopeptide repeat protein codes for MDQKFWDKIDSFGQNGEYDKIVKEIKKLPADKMDMELINVLGRAYMYLGDLGNALDTYLSFIGKAEEDTLNADIWLYSEAGWTCNEFEDFEQGLKYLLEAEKLGRDDEWLNTEIGQCLGRLERYEEAIKRLEKSLKLIEADEAENGDERVNEKIFIYSELGYLYSVKEKNEEALKYFYIAKDLGRNDDWIYLHLYQNLKTTKGEEGALKYFEEQAKIDDKNPVLLEALGNIYMLKPENYEKAEKTFQKAFALSGDGEQLYNRGRALAALKKYEEAIEVLLQSRRISEQEGDVTDGEDVELVHCYIGLKDKKNAEKYLELAREGADNVADEFIDEYEEELDQLEDMIDEL; via the coding sequence ATGGATCAAAAATTTTGGGATAAAATTGATAGTTTCGGACAAAATGGGGAATACGATAAGATTGTAAAAGAAATTAAAAAGTTACCAGCTGATAAGATGGATATGGAATTAATCAATGTTTTAGGTAGAGCTTACATGTACTTAGGAGATTTAGGAAATGCTCTTGACACATATTTATCGTTCATAGGAAAAGCTGAAGAAGATACTCTTAATGCAGACATATGGCTTTATTCAGAAGCAGGTTGGACATGTAATGAGTTTGAAGATTTTGAACAAGGTTTAAAATACTTATTGGAAGCTGAAAAATTAGGTAGAGATGATGAATGGCTTAACACTGAAATAGGTCAATGTTTAGGAAGACTTGAAAGATATGAAGAAGCTATAAAAAGATTAGAAAAATCATTAAAATTAATTGAAGCAGATGAAGCAGAAAATGGTGATGAAAGGGTTAATGAAAAGATTTTCATTTATTCTGAATTAGGATACTTATATAGTGTGAAAGAAAAAAATGAAGAAGCACTTAAATATTTCTATATAGCAAAAGATTTAGGAAGAAATGATGACTGGATATATCTTCACCTTTACCAGAATCTAAAAACTACTAAAGGAGAAGAAGGGGCATTAAAGTATTTTGAAGAACAAGCTAAAATAGATGATAAAAATCCTGTTCTTCTTGAAGCTTTAGGAAATATCTATATGTTAAAGCCAGAGAATTATGAAAAAGCTGAAAAAACTTTCCAAAAAGCTTTTGCTCTTAGTGGAGATGGGGAACAATTATATAATAGAGGTAGAGCATTAGCAGCTCTAAAAAAATATGAAGAAGCAATAGAAGTTCTTTTACAATCAAGAAGAATCTCTGAACAAGAAGGAGATGTAACAGATGGAGAAGATGTGGAACTTGTTCATTGCTATATAGGATTAAAAGATAAGAAAAATGCTGAAAAATATTTAGAACTTGCAAGAGAAGGTGCAGACAATGTTGCTGACGAATTCATAGATGAATATGAAGAAGAATTAGATCAATTAGAAGATATGATAGATGAACTATAA
- a CDS encoding ATP-binding cassette domain-containing protein: MSIDNNELDEMDFDLLDILGVTEQKVESITLLPGYNKKGEKEGYEELVIKSGEIVAIVGPTGSGKSRLLADIEWGAQGDTPTKRTVLVNGELMDAKKRFSPSYKLVAQLSQNMNFVMDLTVREFIDLHAESRLVLDRESVIEKIFNQANELAGEKFTIDTPITSLSGGQSRALMISDTAILSTSPIVLIDEIENAGIDRKKALDLLVGNNKIVLMATHDPILALMGDRRIVIKNGGINKVIESTPEEKNILGALTELDDVVQGMRNKLRYGERLELDFEIKKK, translated from the coding sequence ATGAGTATAGATAATAATGAATTAGATGAAATGGACTTCGACCTTCTTGATATACTTGGAGTTACTGAGCAAAAAGTTGAAAGCATAACGTTACTTCCAGGATATAACAAAAAAGGTGAAAAAGAAGGCTATGAAGAATTAGTAATAAAATCAGGAGAAATTGTTGCAATAGTAGGACCTACAGGTTCAGGAAAAAGTAGACTACTTGCAGATATAGAATGGGGAGCTCAAGGAGATACTCCAACAAAAAGAACAGTTCTTGTAAATGGAGAACTGATGGATGCTAAAAAAAGATTTTCTCCCAGTTATAAATTAGTTGCACAACTTTCTCAAAATATGAACTTTGTAATGGACTTAACTGTGAGAGAGTTCATAGATCTACATGCTGAAAGTAGATTGGTTTTAGATAGAGAAAGTGTAATAGAAAAAATATTTAATCAAGCCAATGAGCTTGCAGGAGAAAAATTTACTATAGATACTCCAATAACAAGTTTAAGTGGAGGACAATCAAGAGCATTGATGATATCAGATACAGCAATTTTAAGTACATCACCAATAGTTCTTATAGATGAAATTGAAAATGCAGGTATAGATAGAAAAAAAGCCTTAGACTTACTTGTTGGAAATAATAAGATAGTTTTAATGGCAACACATGATCCTATTCTTGCTCTTATGGGAGATAGAAGAATAGTTATTAAAAATGGAGGAATCAATAAAGTTATTGAATCAACTCCAGAAGAAAAAAATATCTTGGGAGCATTGACAGAGCTTGATGATGTAGTACAAGGTATGAGAAACAAATTGAGATATGGAGAAAGACTAGAATTAGATTTTGAAATTAAGAAAAAATAG
- a CDS encoding GTP-binding protein, translating into MKLITVSGPPSSGKTSLIIKTIESLKAQNIKVGIVKFDCLYTDDDVLYEKAGILVKKGLSGSVCPDHFFASNIEEVVQWGQANGVDLLITESAGLCNRCSPYLKDIKAVCVIDNLSGINTPKKIGPMLKLADIVVITKGDIVSQAEREVFASRVQTVNPKAAIIHINGLTGQGTYEFGSLIMDKNEEIDTVLERKLRFPLPSAVCSYCLGETRIGNEYQLGNIRKINFEENN; encoded by the coding sequence ATGAAACTTATAACAGTATCAGGACCACCTTCATCTGGAAAGACTTCACTTATTATCAAAACAATAGAAAGTTTAAAGGCACAAAATATTAAAGTTGGTATAGTTAAGTTTGACTGTCTTTACACAGATGATGATGTTTTATATGAAAAAGCAGGAATACTTGTAAAAAAAGGATTATCAGGTTCAGTTTGCCCAGACCACTTTTTTGCAAGTAATATAGAAGAAGTTGTGCAATGGGGACAAGCTAATGGTGTGGACTTATTAATCACAGAAAGTGCTGGACTATGTAATAGATGTTCGCCTTATTTAAAAGATATTAAGGCAGTGTGTGTAATAGATAACCTAAGTGGAATAAATACTCCTAAAAAAATAGGGCCTATGCTTAAACTAGCAGATATAGTTGTTATTACAAAGGGAGATATAGTATCTCAAGCAGAAAGAGAAGTTTTTGCCTCAAGAGTGCAAACTGTAAACCCTAAGGCAGCTATTATCCATATAAATGGTTTAACAGGACAAGGAACTTATGAATTTGGTTCTTTAATAATGGATAAAAATGAAGAAATAGATACAGTATTGGAAAGAAAATTGAGATTCCCATTACCATCAGCAGTATGTTCATATTGCTTAGGGGAAACTAGAATAGGAAATGAATACCAACTTGGAAATATCAGAAAAATCAATTTTGAAGAAAATAATTAA
- a CDS encoding ABC transporter substrate-binding protein, with the protein MYISKSMSIKSIVEKYPETIPVFTNIGFKGLDNPAVLQKLEEQGITLEKAMMIKKEDVDAFIPMLQQAIASVEREDEGVKEASLMGLLPCPVRIPLLEGFEKYLADNKDIKVKYELKAAYSGLGWIKDEVIDKNDIDKLADMFISAGFDLFFDKDLMGKFKEQGIFKDMTGIEKYNTDFDNENIHLKDPHGDYSMIGVVPAIFIVNKAALNGREVPRSWGDLLKPEFAKSVSLPIADFDLFNSILIHIYKLYGFEGVKSLGHSLLSNLHPAQMVEAKEPVVTIMPYFFSKMVPEKGPKEVIWPKEGAIISPIFMLTKASKAKELEKVIKFMSGKAVGDTLANQGLFPSVHPEVKNPVNGRPMLWVGWDFIYSNDMGELIKKCEETFKEGAAE; encoded by the coding sequence ATGTATATTAGTAAATCAATGTCAATAAAATCAATAGTGGAAAAATATCCAGAAACAATTCCTGTTTTTACAAATATTGGATTCAAAGGATTAGATAATCCTGCAGTTTTACAAAAGTTAGAAGAACAAGGAATCACTTTGGAAAAAGCAATGATGATTAAAAAAGAAGATGTGGATGCTTTTATTCCAATGTTACAACAAGCAATAGCTTCTGTTGAAAGAGAAGATGAAGGAGTTAAAGAAGCATCACTTATGGGACTTTTACCTTGCCCAGTTAGAATTCCTTTATTAGAAGGTTTTGAAAAATATTTAGCAGATAATAAAGATATAAAAGTTAAATATGAATTAAAAGCTGCTTATTCAGGACTTGGTTGGATAAAAGATGAAGTAATAGATAAAAATGATATAGATAAATTAGCAGATATGTTTATCTCAGCTGGTTTCGACTTATTCTTTGATAAAGACTTAATGGGGAAATTCAAAGAACAAGGTATATTTAAAGATATGACAGGTATTGAAAAATATAATACAGATTTTGATAATGAAAATATTCACTTAAAAGATCCACATGGAGATTATTCTATGATAGGAGTTGTCCCTGCTATATTTATCGTTAATAAAGCAGCTTTAAATGGTAGAGAAGTTCCTAGATCTTGGGGAGATTTATTAAAACCTGAATTTGCAAAATCTGTTTCATTACCTATAGCAGACTTTGACTTATTCAACTCAATCTTAATTCATATCTATAAACTATATGGTTTTGAAGGTGTAAAAAGTTTAGGACATTCTTTACTTTCTAACTTACACCCAGCTCAAATGGTTGAAGCAAAAGAGCCTGTTGTAACAATAATGCCTTATTTCTTCTCTAAAATGGTACCAGAAAAAGGACCAAAAGAAGTTATATGGCCAAAAGAAGGAGCAATCATATCTCCAATATTTATGTTGACTAAGGCTTCAAAGGCAAAAGAATTAGAAAAAGTTATTAAATTTATGAGTGGAAAAGCAGTTGGAGATACTCTAGCTAATCAAGGACTATTCCCAAGTGTACACCCAGAAGTAAAAAATCCTGTAAATGGTAGACCTATGCTTTGGGTTGGTTGGGACTTTATCTACTCAAATGATATGGGAGAATTAATTAAAAAATGTGAAGAAACATTTAAGGAAGGAGCAGCTGAATAA
- a CDS encoding tetratricopeptide repeat protein, with translation MKEKLLEKIESLNEMEKYQEIIDLIEALPAEQLNTELMGELGRAYNNIEEYEKGLEILKSIENEVGDTALWNWRIGYSYFFLEDYTKAEKHFLKVCEQEPDDEKACDFLVGTYIALGEIEEENGNSEKAIEYAFEAKKYAKTRGNKIDTEIFLASLYNRHMRYTEAEEILRPILAKNKRDVEGNYELGYSLFKQERYEEALEYFLKLEKLNYADDWLYQKIGICYKNLGKNEEALEYYLKAVELDEEDTYSISDIAWLYNVLGKYEEGLKYLEKLEELGQDDAWTNGEFGYCLSRLERHEEAIKKLNHALEVEDEEKDIAHIHSLLGWSYRQLEDYDKALEHYIQSKENGRDSAWINDEIGYCYKKKSDLKKALEFYLLAEKYDKNDLDLVSEIAWVYSILGEYKEGLKYTERAVKLGRNDAWINIQYGACLANSNRFQEAIEKLEYALSLDEEKDLAFAYSQLGWCYRLLGDYEKALGYHIKSQEEGRNDAWINFEIAICYENLNDYEKALEYALISYELDKDEVNVLSEIGWLYNYMGKYEDALPFLLKAQELGRNDEGINTEIAVSLGRSGNVKEAIEKLKKSLTMVDQNDINQRIFINSELGWYYGKLEEPYPEEALKYLNIAKDLGREDAWLYSQIGYQLGYSSETKNEALEYFDKAIELGGNDTWIFETKGVILLDLEKYEEALDSFKNAYDSSNNGWYLYAMGRCLRGLERYEEAIEILLKSRQISLAEEDVVDGEDFELAYCYIGIGDKENAQKYLDLARESITERGAENDTIEAKIKEIEKGILSLDN, from the coding sequence TTGAAAGAAAAATTATTAGAAAAAATTGAAAGCTTAAATGAAATGGAAAAATATCAAGAAATAATAGACTTAATAGAAGCTTTACCAGCTGAACAATTAAATACAGAATTAATGGGAGAATTAGGAAGAGCCTACAATAACATAGAAGAATATGAAAAAGGTTTAGAAATATTAAAAAGTATAGAAAATGAAGTAGGAGATACTGCACTTTGGAATTGGAGAATAGGATATTCTTACTTTTTCTTAGAAGATTATACAAAGGCAGAAAAGCATTTTTTAAAGGTGTGTGAGCAAGAACCAGATGATGAAAAGGCTTGTGATTTCTTAGTGGGGACATATATAGCCTTAGGAGAAATTGAAGAGGAAAATGGAAATTCAGAAAAAGCTATAGAATATGCTTTTGAAGCTAAAAAATATGCTAAAACTAGAGGAAATAAAATAGATACAGAAATATTTCTAGCTAGCTTATATAACAGACATATGAGATATACAGAGGCTGAAGAAATACTTAGACCTATCTTAGCAAAAAATAAAAGAGACGTAGAAGGGAATTATGAGTTAGGCTATAGTTTATTTAAACAAGAAAGATATGAAGAAGCATTAGAATATTTTTTAAAACTAGAAAAATTAAATTATGCTGATGATTGGCTTTATCAAAAGATAGGAATATGCTATAAAAATCTGGGTAAAAATGAAGAAGCCTTAGAATATTATTTAAAGGCTGTTGAACTAGATGAAGAAGATACTTATTCAATATCAGACATAGCTTGGCTTTACAATGTTTTAGGAAAATATGAAGAAGGATTAAAATACTTAGAAAAACTTGAGGAACTTGGTCAAGATGATGCTTGGACAAATGGTGAGTTTGGATATTGTCTATCAAGACTTGAAAGACATGAAGAGGCTATTAAAAAATTAAATCATGCCTTAGAAGTGGAAGATGAGGAAAAAGATATAGCACATATTCACAGCTTACTTGGTTGGAGTTACCGTCAATTAGAGGATTATGATAAGGCACTTGAACATTATATTCAATCTAAAGAAAATGGTAGAGATAGTGCTTGGATAAATGATGAAATCGGATATTGTTACAAGAAAAAATCTGATTTAAAAAAAGCTTTGGAATTCTATTTGTTAGCTGAAAAATATGATAAAAATGATCTTGATCTTGTATCAGAAATAGCTTGGGTATATAGTATTTTAGGAGAATATAAGGAAGGTCTAAAATATACAGAAAGAGCAGTAAAACTTGGAAGAAATGATGCTTGGATAAATATACAATATGGAGCTTGTTTAGCAAATTCAAATAGATTTCAAGAAGCTATAGAAAAATTAGAGTATGCTTTAAGTTTAGATGAAGAAAAAGATTTAGCTTTTGCCTATAGTCAACTTGGTTGGTGCTATCGTCTATTAGGAGATTATGAAAAGGCTCTTGGATATCATATAAAATCTCAAGAAGAAGGAAGAAATGATGCTTGGATAAATTTTGAAATAGCAATTTGTTATGAAAATTTAAATGACTATGAAAAAGCCCTTGAATATGCATTAATATCTTATGAATTGGATAAAGATGAAGTGAATGTATTATCAGAAATTGGTTGGCTTTATAATTATATGGGTAAATATGAAGATGCACTTCCATTTTTATTAAAAGCTCAAGAATTAGGAAGAAATGATGAAGGAATTAATACTGAAATAGCTGTGAGCTTAGGTAGAAGTGGAAATGTAAAAGAAGCAATTGAAAAATTGAAAAAGTCTTTGACTATGGTTGATCAAAATGACATTAATCAAAGAATTTTTATAAATTCTGAACTAGGTTGGTACTATGGAAAATTAGAGGAACCATATCCAGAAGAAGCACTTAAATATTTAAATATAGCAAAAGATTTAGGAAGAGAAGATGCTTGGTTGTATTCACAAATTGGATATCAATTAGGTTATAGTTCTGAAACAAAAAATGAAGCTTTAGAATATTTTGATAAAGCTATAGAATTAGGAGGAAATGATACTTGGATTTTTGAAACAAAAGGAGTAATATTATTAGATTTAGAAAAATATGAAGAAGCCTTAGATTCATTTAAAAATGCCTATGATTCAAGTAATAATGGTTGGTATCTATATGCTATGGGTAGATGCTTAAGAGGCTTAGAAAGATATGAAGAAGCTATAGAAATTCTTTTAAAATCAAGACAGATATCATTAGCTGAGGAAGATGTAGTAGATGGAGAAGATTTTGAACTTGCTTATTGCTATATAGGAATAGGTGATAAAGAAAATGCACAAAAATATTTAGATTTAGCTAGAGAGTCTATAACTGAGCGTGGAGCTGAAAATGATACTATAGAAGCTAAAATTAAAGAAATAGAAAAAGGAATACTTTCTCTAGATAATTAA